The region ttaaaaaatcattatttagtTGCTTCCTGTAGTttagttttttctgtttctcaataGTTGATCCAAAGATTGGCCAGGGGATTGGTTTCCTGAGTCCTtccttttgtaatttatccaCATCAACATAGGCTGTTCATTTTATGAAAGATCACAGGACCCAGGGAACTTTGTTGTGTGGAAGCAAGATTTACTTGTTCATTGGcaacaaaaatcataaaatcaaGATCACTAGAAAGGAATCCCAGGGTCATGGAAAGAGCACTTATTTGTACCTCAGCAACTTGATTAATAAATAATGAGCTGTGTAACTTTGAAAGGTCAATTAAATTCTCTGGTCCTTTATTGCATCATCTGAAAACTAAGGATATTGAATTGATGGTCTACAAATTTATTCAGCTCTAAAATTTCTTTGATTTCACCTGATGCCTTAGCTAAGATGAAGTGGTTTAATCTACTGGGGTGATTTCAGTGCAGATGCAGAAGCTGAGTGGAAGATTCTTGTTCTGAAGAGGGGCCTCCTGTGTTGCAAGTCACACTCCTTCAGTCCCGTCAGCCCTGGACACCCCTCTGAATGATGAGCACTTGCCGCTGAGGAAGAAAATTTTCCTCAGCCTAGGGAGAAGGagcctcccattccattccctgtTCTAAGGCTGAATATTACCCAAGGAAGGTAGGTAATGCCCTATCCAGAAAGAGTTCTCAGGTTCACTGAGCATGAGTTAGAGGCGCCAAATCTCTGTGTGATCTAGGGTGAGTCACTTTCCCTCTCTTAGGCTCAGTTTCTGACTCTGTAGAAAGGAGAGGGCTGGACAGGATGTGTCTTAAAGTTCTGTCCGGCTTTCACTTTCCGGGATTCCATGCAGTACCACTTCGGGGTCCAAAGGGGCGGTGGGAAGGAGACCTTGTGATGTGGCTTTCAGCTCATAGCAATGGGTCTTCCAGGCTCTCTCTCACTTACTGCTTTGTTCCTGTTGTACTTCTCTCACTGGGGCTTCACGTTAGAGGATACAATTCTACCTAGTTAGCGTTTAGATGATAATTTTCCTACCTAAGCTTTTAAATGTAATCCATGACCCCACAGTGAGGGATTTATTTGGGAAAGTGCTGGAAGAAAGAGGTGGTAATTTGTTATCAAATAGCTGCTTTTCTCTTGGGGAAGGtggaaagagaaagcagaaagaaatgtaaataaataccAGAAAATCTGAGCTAAGAAAAGCTACTATTTATGGAAAGTTTTGTATTTGCTGGGCAACCCTGTGAAGTACTTTATATGTTTTATCTCACATGTAATTCTTGCAACAACTATGCCAAATATAAATTGctactctactgaaaaaaaaaaactgttaataaGGGCACATGATAGGTGAGCGGTAGAGCTAAGAGTTGGCTCCCAATTTCAACGCCCACCCTCTTTACCACTGCTTTAGACCAATTCCTTAGAAGAGTGAAAGGCAGCTTAGCCAGGGGTCCTTGCTTTGTTTTCATCTGTCCTTTAGAGGACGCTGAACCTCGAACTATTTCCTCCACTAAAAGGCAGGTCACTTGCCCTTCTGGATTCATCACCTCTGTGCTCTCACGATGACTTCATTAAGCCATCTGACATAATTGCATTAAATTCCCCTAataggcttttttgtttgtttttaaaatatatatcatgtggCCCATTATGGTAACCTTCTCAGCATAAGGACTTatgatgtgtgcgtgtgtgtgtgtataagagaTTTAGCAGTTTAAGTGAGAACTGGGCAATTCATGTCCAAGTAACACTggacaaaacaaagaacaaaaaatgtcTTCTGGAAAACATAATGATGTTAGGGTCCTCCCCACTCAGCTCATAGAAGATAATCTAGAAGTAGATAAAGTATCTCAATTGCAAAATTGCAGCATGTGTGAATTTGACCCAGTGCAGTTAAATgcttatttctgaaataaaaatgatctacattgttcataattttatatatttggtgagaaaGAGTCTCAGGTAGGTTATAAGAGGTCAACagacttaaaagaaaatgtagagaGATAGCATTAAAGAATCTAGTTTTTTTCTTATCAATCTACTGGTTAATCAGTTTATCATCAACCAAGTGTCTACATATATACTGTGTACCATCTGTGAGGTTGACATTTAGGTGCTGTGTGGGTTCAAGGCATAACAAACTTCAACTCTTTTTCTAATGACAAACAGATGACTGTAATGCcacaatgagagagagaaaaaaagagactgtATAAAGATAAAGTGTGATGCATTGTGTGCTTTCAACTATAGGCGGTAGAAGaacttcatttatgtatttaaaaattcaattaaatgaACATTTGCCGAGAAGTTATTTGGAGGATTCAGAGATGAATAAAGTCAGCAAAGAAGACagatacagaaacaaaaattacaataaaatatgcTAACTACTTCAGTAGAAATATGTAAAAAACATggaagaaggctgggcacggtggctcccacctgtaatcctagagcattgggaggatcactcgaaaccaggagtctgaggccagcctgggcaacattgtgagatgccgtctctacaaaaaaattaaaaaattacctgggcctgGTAGCATGCacttatagtcctagctactgaggaggccaaggcagaagcatcccttaagcctaggagttaaagattacagtgagctatgatcatgccactgcactccagcctggttgaaacagtgataccttgtctcaaaaaagtaaaacaacaacaaaagcagggAAGAGGTGTTTCCTGGCAGTGCAGCGATGGGTGGTGTTTGATCTGAGtattaaaacaagaagaaaagttAGAGAGTCAAGGCATATACACCAACCAAGCAGAGGGATTAGTTTATGCAAAGAGACAGTTTTTTAGAATGATATATCATTCAGAATGGCTGGAGTACAAGCTCCAGTTGAGAGTGATGACAAGTGAATATAGAAAGATGAACAAGCTCCAGTTCTGGAGAGTCTTAATGTCATGCTGATGGTATTGGACTTAATCTCGTAGTCAGTGGAAAACCATTGCTAGATTTCAAGTCAATGCATGActtgatcagatttgcattttagaagtaTAACAATCATAATAGCTTACATTCTTTGAGGGCTTGCTATGAAATGAATACTGTGTGCCTTCTCGCCTTTAGCAGAAGGATGACTTAAACTGATTTCTAGAGTTGAGAGCAGAGATAAATAGTAACCAGAGAAAGCTTCATAGACAGCGGACCTTGTAGACTAGCTGGCACTTGGAGAGGGAAGCAAAAAGGGGTGATACATCAGGTAATGTGAAAAGTAGGAAAGATTCACCTGTGTTGGGGATCAACTTGTATTTATGAGAAGGTGAGGAGACCTCTGAATAGAACTGAGATTGTGTGCGGTTTAGTGCCCCGTAAAGTGGGTTTGAAGGGGGCTGTGGAAGTCCTGTAGAGGTTTCTAAAAGTCAGATGGAAGAATTTAGGATGGATTACCAGCCAACAGGGAGACAATGGCAATTTCTGAATGACTTGGAacggagggaagaggaagaatttCTAACGTGAGTATGTAGAATAGACTGGGGATGAAGACTGGGGATGTCTGGGGACAGATGAAGTATGTAGGTGTCTGCAGTCATCCTCATGTGAGCTTATGTCCTGCTTGAAGATGGCAGCTGCAGgaagacagaggaggaaactggtgAAATCAACAGGACATAAAGATTGTGTAAATATGACAGGTGGAGGAGGCATGAATTAGATGTGACTCCATGGTTTCAATCCTGAGGGACAGGGAAAATGATGGTGCTGCTATAAGGCCCAGTGTGAGAGGGGTTTCTTCAGCTCACCTGCACTGGAAGAGAATGACAGATTCCATAGCTTGGTCTCACCAGCTGCAGTTCTGCCTCCCACCGAAATCCTTGCCTTTGGGTAAAGTAGGAGAGGGGAATCCCTGAGTCTCACACTCTGCGCAGGATCCTACATGGTTTCTTGGTCTTGCATGATCCAGAAATGGTGGAAATGGAACATTCCCAATAATGTAGAGTTTCTAATGATGCTCCTGCTATTCACAGGGAGGGATTAGTAAATGAATTTGGCCAAGTTTTGTATTGACCATGGGTCTTGATGCTATTTCTCCAAGGCCCTGGGGTGGCTAACCCCTTTCTCCTCTAGctgaggtgtggtggctctccaCTACCCTAATTTACATAGGCTCGGTTTCAGCCATGGCTCAAACACTCGCAAGCTATGTTCCTTTGGACAAGTTACtaaacttctctaagcctcatttCTCTCATCTAATAATTAGCTACCTCAAAGAGGTACAGGAAGAATTAAATGAGGGGATGACTGTAAGGTGCTTATCACAGTCTAGAACACAGTAGACCCGGAATAAATGGCAGCAGCATCTGCAGTTGTTGTGGTTGTTAGGAAGACAATGACAATGAAGACGGTAAACATCTGGTAACCATCATGTtcaccatcttcatcatcatcctaACAACCACATGATGGCAAACATCAGCTAACAAGATGCTCTAGTTCCTCCAGGCCACCAGATCCCTTGGCAGCCTTCTTGAGTTGTTTTGGAGCTTCCCTTATTTCTATTCCTCTACACCGGTAAGAGGGCCccctcttgctttctctttcccaTTCAGTTGTTTTCTTgggtacctcttttttttttcttcaccaaTTAGTACTCCACTTCATCTCCAGTTTTAGCCAAGCTCCTTACTGAGCATCTCTCAGCAGATTTTTACCTTGTGTTTCTCTTCAAATTTTCACTATGAGAGAAATTGGggaggaaaaggaatggaatattttcaaatggaaGCACAAGTGGAAGAAGGAAAAGTAAGGTGAATAagagataattcaaaataattttattttatttaattttttttgagacggagttttgctcttgtcacccaggctggagtgcaatggtgagatcttggctcactgcaacctccacctcccaggttcaagcgattatcctgtctcagcctcctgagtaggtgggattacaggtgcccactagcatgcccagttaatttttgtatttttagtagagatggggtttcaccatgttgtccaggccgatcttgaactcctgacctcagttgatccacccacctcggcctcctaaagtgctgggattacaggcctgagccactgcacccggcccgagATACTTCAACATAGTTTTGAAAGCAGAGAAAATCTTGaagtttttctctccttcttttcataaatgtgttgtttaatcATTTGAAGTTACAAGCCTCTTGAGGCTAGAACCATGTTCCATTCTCCTTTCCTATGTCCTGAGTTGCCTAGGCCTGTGGTAGGTACTTAATAAAATCTTTGGTttaaagagttattttaaaagaaatcctgCACCTTCTGCTGACAAAAATGTTTGCTAATGGCAAGCAAACTGGAAGACAGAAACAAGCAAAGTGGTGATGTCCATATGTTATATTCAAACTATTGTTCGATAGGGAGCTATGCTCCAAACAACTTCTGGATGTTCACTTAGCTCTCAGCTGCCAACATTTTCTCAAAATGGTTGTAAAATTCATGAAGCTATAGGACTGGGCAAAAACCATAGGGTCTGAAAGAATTCAGAAACTTACGTAGTTCATGTAAGGAAAACATCAAAGATATTCCCTAAAATGGAGATGTTTCACTTAGATTAGCATTTCTggggaataaataaatggaggaaaCAAAAGAGTCAGGAGCAGAAGGTCACTATACAATCTCTAACACAAAGACATGACCAGAGAAAATGGAGAATAGGAGAAATGTTAGTAATTAATATAAATGGTTTTCATGCTGAAAGCGgtaattttttttacttgaagTAATGTATGAGTTGGAATAATATGACCTGGGAGGCTTGGCTAATTCAcaaattctctgagcctcagttttcttacttgTTATATGGGGATCATAGAGTTTTTGTGGGGCTGCTTGACCACTGTCTTGCATAGGGTAGGCTATTGAGCACCAAATGAATAAACATtgactatataaataaataaacagatgagTCAGAAAATATGCATGGAAAGGTTTTATTAACAGgcaagtgctaaataaatgtgaAGGATTAGTGTTATGATTGCATGTGCTTTGTCACAGGGCTCTTCTCTGAGATCTGTCTTCTCTGAGTGGAATCCATGGCCAGTATAAGTAATGTGACTGAGTTGATTTTCACTGGCCTTTTCCAGGATCCAGCGGTGCAGAGAGTATGCTTTGTGGTGTTTCTTCCCGTGTACCTTGCCACGGTGGTGGGCAATGGCCTCATCATTCTGATGGTCAGTATCAGCAAGAGTCTGGATTcccccatgtacttcttccttAGCTACCTGTCCTTGGTGGAGATCAGTTATTCCTCCACTGTCGCCCCTAAATTCATCACAGACTTACTTGCCAAGATTAAAACCATCTCTCTGGAAGGCTGTCTGGCTCAGATATTCTTCTTCCACTTCTTTGGGGTTGCTGAGATCcttttgattgtggtgatggcctATGATCGCTACGTGGCCATTTGCAAGCCTCTTCATTATATGAACATTATGAGTCGTCAACTGTGTCACCTTCTGGTGGCTGGTTCCTGGCTGGGGGGCTTTTGTCACTCCATAATTCAGATTCTCGTTATCATCCAATTGCCCTTCTGTGGTCCCAATGTGATTGACCACTATTTCTGTGACCTCCAGCCTTTATTCAAGCTTGCCTGCACTGACACCTTCATGGAGGGGGTTATTGTGTTGGCCAACAGTGGATTATTCTCTGTCTTCTCCTTCCTCATCTTGGTGTCCTCTTATATTGTCATTCTGGTCAACTTGAGGAACCATTCTGCAGAGGGGAGGCACAAAGCCCTCTCCACCTGTGCTTCTCACATCACAGTGGTCATCTTGTTTTTTGGACCTGCTATCTTCCTCTACATGCGACCTTCTTCCACTTTCACTGAAGATAAACTTGTGGCTGTATTCTACACGGTCATCACCCCCATGCTGAACCCCATCATTTACACACTCAGGAATGCAGAGGTGAAAATCGCCATAAGAAGATTGTGGAGCAAAAAGGAGAACCCAGGGAGGGAGTGAAAAAAGAGCTTAGGGATGAAAAAGTGATACA is a window of Gorilla gorilla gorilla isolate KB3781 chromosome 9, NHGRI_mGorGor1-v2.1_pri, whole genome shotgun sequence DNA encoding:
- the OR4B1 gene encoding olfactory receptor 4B1 — its product is MASISNVTELIFTGLFQDPAVQRVCFVVFLPVYLATVVGNGLIILMVSISKSLDSPMYFFLSYLSLVEISYSSTVAPKFITDLLAKIKTISLEGCLAQIFFFHFFGVAEILLIVVMAYDRYVAICKPLHYMNIMSRQLCHLLVAGSWLGGFCHSIIQILVIIQLPFCGPNVIDHYFCDLQPLFKLACTDTFMEGVIVLANSGLFSVFSFLILVSSYIVILVNLRNHSAEGRHKALSTCASHITVVILFFGPAIFLYMRPSSTFTEDKLVAVFYTVITPMLNPIIYTLRNAEVKIAIRRLWSKKENPGRE